GGCTCTCCGCGCGGAGGCTGGCAGCGCGCAGCTGGCAGCCGCTGGGGTAGGTGTTACCGTCGCTGCCGCACACCGGGTAGCGACTTTTGCACACGCACACACCGCTCACCACCGGTCCGCTGGCTGCTGCCCCGGCTTTGCCCTTCCGCCTCTTACGGCTCTTCACGCACTCCATGCCCGGCGCGCAATGTCCCCTGCCAGCGCCGCTGCCCCCGCAGGGCTCTCCCTCCCCGCGGGCACACGCCGGGCAGCAGCCACAGGCGTCGCGGGTCTCTCCCAGGGGACAGCCCCGCGGGGGCAGGGGCGGGCAGGCGGCAGGCTCGCAGGGGCCGCAGGCGGTCGGTTCCCCGACttcagaagaggaggaagaggagaggggcaGAAGCAGGAGCAGCAGCCCAGGGGCACAGAGCAGCAGGAGGCGCAGCAGAGGCGGTGGCATGATGGCGTGCGGGAGCTGTGCGACTGCTGCGGGCAAACCAGAGCCTAAAATCGCTCTAGCCCGGGACAGTTGAGAGGGACCAGGTCCAATTCCTTAAACCGCACCCCCTCCCCGCCCTCTTTCCGCAGCTCTGAAACCACACcccagggaggaggagagaagctCTCACTCCCGCCTCCTCCTAATGCTCCTTCCATCCACCAAGTGCGCGGAGGGGGTGGCCGCTTGACCCGCACTGGAATG
This DNA window, taken from Gracilinanus agilis isolate LMUSP501 unplaced genomic scaffold, AgileGrace unplaced_scaffold8367, whole genome shotgun sequence, encodes the following:
- the LOC123256679 gene encoding insulin-like growth factor-binding protein 7 translates to MPPPLLRLLLLCAPGLLLLLLPLSSSSSSEVGEPTACGPCEPAACPPLPPRGCPLGETRDACGCCPACARGEGEPCGGSGAGRGHCAPGMECVKSRKRRKGKAGAAASGPVVSGVCVCKSRYPVCGSDGNTYPSGCQLRAASLRAESLGEKTITQVSKGTCDQGGKRTCASPSAPPLRIALGPPTSSSAESAAPGV